A DNA window from Paralichthys olivaceus isolate ysfri-2021 chromosome 11, ASM2471397v2, whole genome shotgun sequence contains the following coding sequences:
- the kcnj1a.1 gene encoding ATP-sensitive inward rectifier potassium channel 1: MFETLNKHIQDTLVERKSRRSRLVTKDGRCNIEYGNIKYSKHFAFLADFWTTFVEIRWRFVLFIFIASFTLSWFIFGLLWYWIARSNGDLTWQNPPVDHTPCIDNVGGLTTAFLYSLETQTTIGYGGRALTPLCPGAVALLIIQSLLGAIINCFMCGIILSKISLPKKRAKTITFSDMAVISSRNGALCLSIRVANLRKTLMIGSQLYGKLLRTTYTPDGETIIMDQVNIDFTVDAGKDNLFFVCPLTLYHIIDKSSPFFEMAVDTLHKQEFELVVFLDGTAESTSSSCQVRTSFIPQEIMWGYNFLPIISRSKEGKYRVDFSNFSKVVPIVTPHCAYCFHNIKGHHLHSRDGFDNLGFEVIDIDPPNVTKL, from the coding sequence ATGTTTGAAACCTTGAACAAACATATCCAGGATACTCTGGTGGAGCGAAAGAGCCGCAGGAGCAGACTAGTGACCAAAGATGGTCGCTGCAACATCGAATATGGAAACATCAAGTACAGCAAACACTTTGCCTTCCTGGCTGACTTCTGGACAACCTTTGTGGAAATCCGGTGGcgttttgttcttttcatcttCATTGCCTCTTTCACCCTCAGCTGGTTCATCTTTGGCCTGCTGTGGTACTGGATCGCCCGCAGCAATGGAGACCTGACCTGGCAAAACCCCCCAGTTGACCACACCCCATGTATTGACAATGTTGGAGGTCTCACCACAGCGTTCCTCTATTCCCTAGAAACCCAGACAACTATTGGGTATGGTGGACGGGCACTCACCCCTCTCTGCCCTGGTGCTGTGGCGCTACTCATCATCCAGTCCCTCCTTGGAGCCATTATCAACTGCTTTATGTGTGGAATCATCCTGTCCAAAATCTCTTTGCCTAAGAAGAGGGCAAAGACCATCACCTTCAGTGACATGGCTGTAATCAGCTCCAGAAATGGTGCTCTCTGCCTGTCAATCAGAGTGGCCAACCTGCGCAAGACCCTGATGATAGGAAGCCAGCTGTACGGCAAACTGCTGAGAACGACATACACACCAGATGGGGAGACGATCATCATGGACCAGGTGAACATCGACTTCACGGTGGATGCTGGGAAGGACAACCTCTTCTTCGTATGCCCCCTCACACTCTACCACATCATTGACAAGAGCAGCCCTTTCTTCGAGATGGCAGTGGACACACTCCACAAGCAAGAGTTTGAGCTGGTCGTCTTCCTAGATGGCACAGCTGagtccaccagctcctcctgccAAGTGCGGACCTCATTTATTCCTCAGGAGATCATGTGGGGCTACAACTTCTTGCCCATCATTTCCAGAAGCAAGGAGGGCAAGTACAGAGTAGATTTCTCCAACTTCTCTAAAGTGGTACCCATAGTGACTCCACACTGTGCCTATTGTTTCCACAATATCAAGGGTCATCACCTCCACTCCAGAGACGGATTTGACAACCTGGGCTTTGAGGTGATTGATATCGATCCCCCAAATGTCACCAAGTTGTGA